The sequence below is a genomic window from Monodelphis domestica isolate mMonDom1 chromosome 2, mMonDom1.pri, whole genome shotgun sequence.
TCCGGGCTTGGATTTTAGCTTGCAATAAAGTGTTTGAAAATGATTTCTGCATGCCTCTGTGACTACCCAGCTGGAAAATTCCTGAGATGCTTGTGTAAGTATacacttctctatttctctctctaaaaCCATCACTGTGATTCATATACGTAGAGCCCTTTCCCCTCGAGTCTTCTGTGAGCTTTCGATTTTGGCTGGACTTCAGCTAGAAGGCAATATTTCTACCAGCAGGAGGCAATGTCTGAATATGCTTATTCGGAAATGTTCATTTTTGGTAAATGACATTGTTTTCTTATCTGCGGCTGTACCAAATGTGAGGAAGAAGCAAAACTATTATTTCTGAAGACAAGCTCCTCCCCACTGCACACCAGGACACCAGATTTCTGCTCAGCAGACAAACAacgcctcctccctccctcccttctgtgaattttaaatatGGATGGGATTCAGAGCATTTTTAAATTCCTCACTAATCAGAAAAATGTCATTGGTTACAGCTTTATGGCTTTGTTAACAGTGGGAGGTGAACGGCTTTTCTCACTTGTTGCTTTTAGGTGTCCATGTAGTACTGAAAACTTAACCTATGGATTGGTCTTCCTTCTTGCCCCAGCCTGGGTGTTACTGATCATTGGGTACTTTTTGAATAGCAGGATGTGGAGACTCTTTACAGGCTGCTGTGTCAACCCCAGAAAAATCTTCCCCAAGGGGAACAGCTGTCATTTCTTTTATGTCTTTGGTCAGATCACTTTAAATGCCCTGGTGGCCCCAATGATGTGGCTTTCTGTGGCTTTGCTCAATGGCACATTTTATGAATGTGCCATGAGTGGTACTAAGAATCCAAATTTCCTGGACATGATTTGCAAGGACAAGTCCACTGAATGCCGACAAGAGCTGCACAAAGTAGCTTGTGGCAAAACAACCATGCCTTCTGCAGATACCCATGAACTGAAGCTAACTCTACAAGCACAATCTCAggtaagattgaaaaaaaaaaacatcaacaaCTTTATTCTCTTTTCAGTGCCTTGGTTCAATGGATGGATTCTGTCTGTTATCCTTGTAGCTGATGCTGACTATCTTATGATCTCATAAGAGTCTTGGGTCATAGAATTACATGTAAATGGCAACAAGATACTAATTATCTTAAAGTTTTTTGAGGGGTGAGGTGGCTCAGCAGCAATTACAGTTTGTTGTTTGGATTATGTCTTTCTCATTTCCCAAAAGAAGACATCCTTTTCGTCAAGGGCAGTGTTCCCAAAGTCTTAGTacaattttaagctattaaaacttaaaCGCCTAAGTACTTTATGACTCTGGTTTTATTGTATTAATAATGCATAACTGTGAAACATGGCAGGAATTAGTGTTAATGGTAAAGCTTGTAACTGGAAACTCCTGGCTTTCAactatacatttcttttttaaaaagctagctTCCCAGAAAAGCTTATCTGGAGGCTGTTCAGTTATTGCCATGGAATTGAGCCAAATGAAAAGCCAAATTTCCAAAGCAGGTCAGATCTCTTATTCTGAATGCTCTTTTCGTCTAAACCGTGAATTTCAATAACACAGAAAGCTATTCAGTGTCCCTTGATAGAGTCGATATCCCcatgttttaaataaaagaaacaagGACTATTTAAATAGTCTCCAATGAAAAGAAAGCATGGCCTCTAGAGAGAAAGTGGACAGACTCTCCTTCTAAGTTTTATGCCAGGGTAGCAGCCCTGGGAAAGAAAAATTTTGGAATGTTGCCTGATTGTCCAGAAAATGAGAGTATGTTAAcataatgattttttattttcctcctcacATAGAAAAAGCTGAAGGAGGCAGATGTATGAATTGAAAGCAGATGTACACATAGTCTGCACCAGATAACACACAAGTTCAGCTTGACTTCCTGTTTGTGAGTAGCAAAAAGGAAGTCAGTCATATATTGCCTTGCCAAAATAGCTAATGAATGTAGGAAAATAGAGTAAATATGTGAGTATTTTTGGTTTTTACAGTAAATACTCTGAATGTTGGTAATTTGGTATCTCTCAGATTTGCCCCATTCATCATCATTTGTAAAAGCTGGCTTCAAAAAAACACACATCCTTATAAATGGTTCTAATAGGTGTCTGCTTTTTACTTAAATTAACAAGTCCCAGACTATAACCTGTAGAATTTTTCCAAACTACCAACATTAATATATCCAATATATAACAGAAACTTCCTTCCCACCCATCTTCATCTGAAGATGCTTGTGAATTAGAGATGTTAGTCTTAGCCAACAGCTTATGAAATTACAAAGCACCTCATATATCAAATGTTTGATAAGTGCTTGTTACCTTCTTTATGTATTTGTGATCTATTTCTCACTCCATCCTTTCAGTAGATTCAAATGCTCAGAAGGATCCCTGATTAATGCAGATATTCCCTCTGATAGTATAGAACATAATTCACCCAAGTCTCTGTTACCTTTTACTCTTACCACATAACTGGgtcattttctattttcatttctttaattacaCTTTTTCATCTActtctcttaattaaaaaaaagttaaaggaaaaataaaatgagatacagatggaaatagacaacaaaataataataataataataacaatggagactttaattttcccttctcagaactagataaatctaaccaaaaaatgaataagaaaaaagttaaggagatgaatagaactttattttttttaaacccttaccttccatcttagaatcaatactgggtattggttctaaggcagaagagtggtaagggctaggcgatgggtcacacagctaggaagtgtctgaggtcaaatttgaacccaggacctcctctctttgggtctgactctcaatccactaagccacccagttgccccctagaactttacataaattaaaaatggCAGATATCTGGAGACGCTTCTCACACCTGCATGAGGTTAGAAGCAGAGTTAACCCTAAGCATACACAAATT
It includes:
- the CALHM5 gene encoding calcium homeostasis modulator protein 5, encoding MDGIQSIFKFLTNQKNVIGYSFMALLTVGGERLFSLVAFRCPCSTENLTYGLVFLLAPAWVLLIIGYFLNSRMWRLFTGCCVNPRKIFPKGNSCHFFYVFGQITLNALVAPMMWLSVALLNGTFYECAMSGTKNPNFLDMICKDKSTECRQELHKVACGKTTMPSADTHELKLTLQAQSQILGWCVVSMTAFFSLLTTCYVRCRSKISHLQMKFWKTYADLEKEQFDKTFQEYAARLSERNLKCFFENKRPDPFPMPTFEAWEAASELYSFNRTQQHYSTLHRVVEGGQETISQDTETALDFMDNRAAIV